The DNA sequence CCAAGGAAAACCATTAATCCTATAAATACTAATCTGACACTCATACTTACCCTCCTATTTACGTATTTACATATGATTATTCTACCATATTTTATATAAATTTTTTTAATTTTTGAAAAAAAGCATTCCAAATTTCTTTTTCATATGTTATCATAACACAAATTTTTCTTTACTGAGGAATAAGGGAAAATTAGCGCCAGGGCTTCGGGAATTCCCCTAGCCGACGAGGTAAACAGTTATCGAAAGATTCGGCGGATGCTGTTTCGGAGTAGTGCATCGTAAGAGAAAGAAAAAAAGCGAAATCAAGATCGTAACAAAAGCTTTCTTCGCACAATAAACAATTAAATAGGAGAAAAATACTATGTGCGGTATTGTTGGTTTTGTTGGGCAGGGGAATACAAAGGATATTCTACTGTCCGGTCTTTTGCGTCTTGAATACAGAGGCTATGATTCTGCCGGAATAGCCCTATATTCTCATCCTTTTACTGTGGTAAAATCTGTAGGTAAATTGGAGGAACTGAAAAAAAAGGTTATAGCTTCCAAGGAATGTGTGTTTCCCTGCTCTATGGGAATCGGTCACACACGTTGGGCAACTCATGGTAAGGCTGATGAAAAAAATTCTCATCCACACTTATCTATGAATAAAGAAGTGGTGCTGGTTCATAACGGTATTATTGAAAATTTTGTAGATTTAAAGAACTTTTTACAAGAAAAAGGATACAGTTTCTACTCAGAAACCGATACCGAGATTGCTGTAAACCTGATTGAATATTTTTACTTGAAAGAAAAGAATATTTTAAAGACTCTCTTCTTAGTTCAAAAAGAGTTGAAAGGTTCTTACGCCCTTGCAATTATGTTCGAAGGTGATGCAAATACTCTTTATGCAATGAGGAAGGACAGTCCTTTGATTGTAGGAAAGGGCGAAAACTCTTTTTATATTGCCTCAGATATTTCAGCATTTTTGGACTATACAAATGAAATATATGTCTTGGAAAACAAGGAGATTTTAAGCCTTTCAGAAAATGAAATACATATTTATAACAAAAATAAGGAAGAGATAAAACGCTCTTCCACTATAGCCAATCTTGATCAAAGCCGAATTCATAAAGGAGAATATCTACATTTTATGGAGAAGGAAATCTTTGAGCAACCACATGCTGTGAAAGATACTCTGCTTTATGCCTGCGGTAAAGAAAATGATGACTTTTCCTATGAAGCCTTCTCTATGAGTGAAAGAGATTTTAAAGATATTAGAAGAGTCAGAATAATCGCATGTGGATCTGCATACCATGTAGGCTATGTATTAAAGTCAGTTTGTGAAAGTCTGGCAAGAGTTCCGGTACAGGTGGAGCTTGCAAGTGAGTTTCGCTACAATCATCCAATTTTAGAAGATGGCGAACTGGTTATCAGTATAAGCCAGTCAGGAGAGACTGCGGATACTTTGGCTGCAGTAAAAGAAGCAAAGAAATTTGGAGCAAAAACTCTTTCCATTGTAAATGTCAAGGGATCTGCAATTGCCGAGGAATCCGACTTTGTCTTTTATACACAGGCAGGACCTGAAATTGCAGTCGCCACTACAAAGGCATATAGCTGTCAGCTTGTTGCAGGTTACATTTTCTCAATACTTTTAGCTAAAGCAAAGGGTAAAATTAAAGATGAAGAAACTCATAGCCTCAGAGATGAACTTTTCCTTCTACCGGGTAAGATTCAACAATGTCTTTCCCTAGATGGTGAAATCCTACCTATGGCAAAGAAGCTGAAGGACTCCGACGATATTTTCTTCCTTGGAAGAGGTCTTGACTGGGCAATCTCCATGGAAGGAGCTTTGAAGCTTAAAGAAATCAGCTATATTCACTGTGAAAGCTACAGCAGCGGTGAGCTAAAGCATGGTACAATAAGTCTAATAGAAAAAGACAGTCCTGTAATCGCTCTTCTTTCCCAGGAGGAACTCGCCGGAAAAAGTATTTCAAATATTCACGAGGTAAAAAGTCGCGGGGCAAAATGCT is a window from the Lachnoanaerobaculum umeaense genome containing:
- the glmS gene encoding glutamine--fructose-6-phosphate transaminase (isomerizing) produces the protein MCGIVGFVGQGNTKDILLSGLLRLEYRGYDSAGIALYSHPFTVVKSVGKLEELKKKVIASKECVFPCSMGIGHTRWATHGKADEKNSHPHLSMNKEVVLVHNGIIENFVDLKNFLQEKGYSFYSETDTEIAVNLIEYFYLKEKNILKTLFLVQKELKGSYALAIMFEGDANTLYAMRKDSPLIVGKGENSFYIASDISAFLDYTNEIYVLENKEILSLSENEIHIYNKNKEEIKRSSTIANLDQSRIHKGEYLHFMEKEIFEQPHAVKDTLLYACGKENDDFSYEAFSMSERDFKDIRRVRIIACGSAYHVGYVLKSVCESLARVPVQVELASEFRYNHPILEDGELVISISQSGETADTLAAVKEAKKFGAKTLSIVNVKGSAIAEESDFVFYTQAGPEIAVATTKAYSCQLVAGYIFSILLAKAKGKIKDEETHSLRDELFLLPGKIQQCLSLDGEILPMAKKLKDSDDIFFLGRGLDWAISMEGALKLKEISYIHCESYSSGELKHGTISLIEKDSPVIALLSQEELAGKSISNIHEVKSRGAKCFALTMENISIDENDFVQNLSVPSTHPLFAGSLLVVPLQFLSYQVSLLKGLDPDKPRNLAKSVTVE